From Electrophorus electricus isolate fEleEle1 chromosome 8, fEleEle1.pri, whole genome shotgun sequence, the proteins below share one genomic window:
- the LOC118241802 gene encoding uncharacterized protein LOC118241802, giving the protein MLPPNVKYYLNRTATFSLMSAILNDSLKQMNLSLMEIYSHAEGLFMTGSSTEDVAQNLLVAALTKMQDFVQLCTLSDWLSGTQGFPINNHEELEMLPSVTTAAVGVIVENMLNVCSEGTSCDFNEYGSDRPLWYFLQTVCDNINSATPRQPTHGAYCSMANEQLSIVQQANSSTKQCHTVGVAPYDPTKLLRIVPTYLSYEGSSDESLT; this is encoded by the exons ATGTTACCACCTAACGTAAAATATTATCTCAACAGGACAGCAACTTTCAGCCTCATGTCCGCTATTTTGAATGACTCCCTAAAGCAG ATGAACCTGTCTCTTATGGAGATCTATTCCCATGCTGAGGGTCTTTTTATGACTGGAAGTTCTACTGAGGATGTTGCCCAAAACCTGCTGGTTGCAGCTTTGACCAAGATGCAGGATTTTGTGCAGCTCTGCACATTGTCTGACTGGTTAAGTGGCACTCAAGGTTTTCCCATCAACAATCACGAAGAACTGGAGATGTTGCCCTCTGTCACAACTGCAGCAGTGGGAGTTATTGTTGAAAATATGCTGAATGTCTGCAGTGAGGGAACATCGTGTGATTTTAATGAATATGGCTCAGACAGGCCCCTGTGGTACTTCCTACAGACTGTGTGTGATAACATCAACTCTGCCACACCAAGGCAGCCCACTCATGGTGCTTATTGCAGTATGGCAAACGAACAACTTTCCATTGTACAGCAAGCTAATTCTAGCACAAAACAATGTCATACCGTGGGTGTCGCCCCGTATGACCCAACGAAACTGCTCAGGATTGTGCCAACTTATTTGTCATATGAGGGCTCATCTGATGAAAGTTTGACCTAA